Proteins from a single region of Caloramator sp. E03:
- a CDS encoding DUF3780 domain-containing protein — protein sequence MAKDVVGFGFNPKESEHHFLVIIPRGNDKKIIVYERFTWQYDKEIQVLDIKRDMPKVELTKHKWKMIEESLKTEFNERLKKDKLPVGKWQIGQIPVHRLFGKELVLLAWAIEDCDPSVIPAAIKNWLGLSKEERWWLFTMTNAATGNIYDKRGWRKAIRYALTENPIEESKKQMNFFDYAIQREIDK from the coding sequence ATGGCAAAGGACGTAGTAGGATTTGGCTTTAACCCTAAAGAATCGGAGCATCATTTTCTTGTTATAATTCCAAGGGGAAACGATAAAAAGATTATAGTTTATGAAAGGTTTACATGGCAATACGATAAAGAAATTCAGGTTTTAGATATAAAAAGGGATATGCCAAAGGTGGAGCTTACAAAGCATAAATGGAAGATGATAGAGGAGAGCCTTAAAACTGAATTTAATGAAAGGCTTAAAAAAGATAAACTCCCTGTGGGAAAATGGCAGATTGGGCAAATACCAGTTCACAGGCTGTTTGGCAAGGAGCTTGTTTTGCTTGCCTGGGCAATAGAGGATTGCGATCCAAGTGTAATACCTGCTGCCATAAAGAACTGGCTTGGGCTGTCTAAAGAGGAAAGATGGTGGCTCTTTACCATGACAAATGCCGCAACAGGAAATATATACGACAAAAGGGGCTGGAGAAAGGCAATAAGATATGCACTAACAGAAAATCCCATTGAGGAATCTAAAAAGCAAATGAATTTCTTTGATTATGCTATACAAAGGGAGATAGATAAATAG
- a CDS encoding anti-phage-associated DUF1156 domain-containing protein gives MDDLTFIEKQFPISKLSKESYKERKANLGQTLTGLGKWWGRKPLILVRATLLGLLMPSTDNPKKDREIFLKILTMDDKGLELRKDKSIPASEVYRYLTLNERNRYFTEEAGKIQYIKGLSNDEKYIAQSLAFKRMSYDEKLKYCKRPEEVELKDKKEWDVINEHLGTKAYTLQELVKQLGEKRFGKVPTVGDCFAGGGSIPFEAARMGFDVYASDLNPIAMLLTWSSLNILGSSQDEIEKLKEFQERVYKMADEIITKWGIEHNEKGHRANAYLYCNETVCPECGYKVPLSPSFVIGKGTKTVAILKDNAYGGFDIKIKMNATNEEMKRAEIGTVVDSKLVCPHCNMETPITAIRKDRRLEDGTIIYGLRRWEKNEFLSSKEDVFKERLYCIRYEEENGNRYYTEPTVEDLKREEKVIELLKERFNAWQEKGYIPSSMIEEGDKTDEPIRTRGWAYWHQLFNPRQLLVHGLLMELIDKEAKTKKEKVVGLLGVNRLANFNSKISRWNSGIGVEKVVDVFSNQALNTLYNYGNRGMIDVINAWIFTLNCFDINLNSCLYLSDARTIKSTATFWLTDPPYADAVNYHELSEFFLAWDKKMLLDVFPDWYADSKRALAVKGTGEDFNQSMVEIYKNLANNMPDNGMQVVMFTHQAVSVWADLTLILWAAGLKVTAAWTIATETESGGLKDGNYVKGTVLLVLRKQLSDTTAFIDELYPEIEIEVKRQIDSMRELDDKDDPNFNDADYILAAYSAALRVLTSYKKIEDINVEYELSKKSQRGYVSPVENIIGEAVKIAYDYLTPSGFDIFTWKTLTPQERFYIKGLDLEKSGVNQLSVYQEIAKGFGVKEYKNLLQSTKANNARLKTALEFGMKNIGTSDNFSNSLLRNVFAALHQSIKEENTMQGRNWLKNELSNYYWSQRSTIINILEFIATFEHIENMKHWQEEAKYSKLLIELIRHDGV, from the coding sequence ATGGATGATTTAACATTTATAGAAAAACAATTTCCAATATCAAAACTTTCAAAGGAAAGCTATAAGGAAAGAAAGGCAAATTTAGGGCAAACACTAACTGGCCTTGGCAAATGGTGGGGAAGAAAGCCCCTTATACTTGTAAGAGCAACGCTTCTTGGGCTTTTAATGCCTTCAACAGATAACCCTAAAAAGGATAGGGAAATATTTTTGAAAATACTTACAATGGATGATAAGGGATTAGAATTAAGAAAGGATAAATCAATTCCAGCCTCTGAAGTATACAGATACTTAACTTTAAATGAGAGAAACAGGTATTTTACTGAAGAAGCAGGGAAAATACAGTACATAAAAGGCTTATCAAATGATGAAAAATATATTGCTCAAAGCCTTGCCTTTAAAAGGATGAGCTACGATGAAAAATTAAAATACTGTAAAAGGCCTGAGGAGGTTGAACTTAAAGACAAAAAGGAATGGGATGTTATAAATGAGCACCTTGGGACAAAGGCATACACTCTTCAGGAGCTTGTAAAACAGCTTGGGGAGAAAAGATTTGGAAAGGTTCCAACTGTTGGAGACTGCTTTGCAGGGGGAGGAAGCATTCCCTTTGAAGCAGCAAGAATGGGATTTGATGTATATGCCTCAGATTTAAACCCAATTGCAATGCTTTTAACATGGTCATCCCTTAATATATTAGGAAGTTCACAGGATGAAATAGAAAAGTTAAAGGAATTTCAAGAAAGAGTTTATAAAATGGCTGATGAAATAATAACAAAGTGGGGTATAGAGCATAATGAAAAAGGGCATAGGGCAAATGCATATCTATATTGCAATGAGACTGTATGTCCAGAATGTGGATACAAAGTGCCTCTGTCACCATCCTTTGTTATAGGTAAAGGGACAAAAACAGTTGCAATACTTAAGGATAATGCTTATGGTGGATTTGATATTAAAATAAAGATGAATGCAACAAATGAAGAGATGAAAAGAGCTGAAATAGGAACGGTTGTAGATAGTAAGCTTGTTTGCCCCCATTGTAATATGGAAACTCCTATTACAGCAATAAGAAAGGACAGAAGGCTTGAGGACGGAACAATAATTTACGGTTTAAGAAGATGGGAAAAGAATGAATTCTTGTCAAGTAAAGAGGATGTTTTTAAAGAGAGGCTGTATTGTATAAGGTATGAAGAGGAAAATGGCAATAGATATTATACAGAGCCAACAGTAGAGGATTTAAAAAGAGAAGAGAAGGTAATTGAGCTTTTAAAGGAAAGATTTAATGCATGGCAGGAAAAGGGCTATATTCCAAGCAGTATGATTGAGGAAGGGGATAAAACGGACGAACCAATAAGGACAAGAGGATGGGCATATTGGCATCAGCTGTTTAACCCAAGGCAGCTCCTTGTTCACGGGCTTTTGATGGAGCTTATTGATAAGGAGGCAAAGACAAAGAAGGAGAAGGTTGTTGGGCTGTTGGGGGTGAATAGGTTAGCTAATTTTAACTCAAAAATTTCCAGATGGAATTCAGGAATAGGTGTTGAAAAAGTTGTTGATGTGTTTTCTAATCAAGCTTTAAATACTTTATATAATTATGGAAATAGAGGAATGATAGATGTCATTAATGCCTGGATTTTCACATTAAATTGTTTTGATATTAACTTAAATTCTTGTTTGTATCTTTCAGATGCACGAACAATTAAATCTACCGCTACTTTTTGGCTTACTGATCCCCCTTATGCTGATGCTGTAAACTACCATGAGCTGTCTGAATTTTTCCTTGCATGGGATAAGAAAATGCTCCTTGATGTATTCCCAGACTGGTATGCAGATTCCAAAAGAGCCCTTGCTGTTAAGGGAACAGGAGAAGATTTTAATCAGAGCATGGTTGAAATTTACAAAAACTTAGCAAATAATATGCCGGATAATGGAATGCAAGTCGTAATGTTTACCCATCAGGCAGTAAGTGTATGGGCTGATTTAACATTAATACTTTGGGCTGCAGGGCTTAAAGTTACTGCAGCATGGACAATTGCAACAGAAACAGAATCAGGTGGACTAAAGGATGGGAATTATGTAAAGGGGACTGTTCTTCTTGTATTAAGAAAGCAGCTGTCTGATACAACAGCCTTTATTGATGAACTTTACCCTGAGATTGAAATTGAAGTAAAAAGGCAAATAGACAGCATGAGGGAACTTGATGATAAGGATGATCCTAACTTTAACGATGCAGATTACATTTTAGCAGCATACTCTGCGGCACTTAGAGTTTTAACTTCCTATAAAAAAATAGAAGATATTAATGTAGAATATGAGCTTTCTAAAAAAAGTCAAAGAGGATATGTATCACCAGTTGAAAATATAATAGGTGAGGCTGTAAAAATAGCTTATGACTATTTAACCCCATCAGGATTTGATATATTTACATGGAAAACATTAACCCCACAAGAGAGGTTTTATATAAAGGGCTTAGATTTAGAAAAAAGCGGTGTAAATCAGCTTTCAGTTTATCAGGAAATAGCCAAGGGATTTGGTGTAAAGGAATATAAAAATCTTTTGCAAAGTACAAAGGCAAATAATGCAAGGCTTAAAACTGCCCTTGAATTTGGAATGAAAAATATAGGTACAAGCGATAATTTCAGCAATTCCCTTTTAAGAAATGTTTTTGCTGCCCTGCATCAGTCAATAAAAGAAGAAAATACAATGCAGGGTAGAAACTGGCTTAAAAATGAACTTTCAAATTATTACTGGAGCCAAAGAAGTACAATAATAAATATACTTGAATTTATTGCTACATTTGAACATATAGAAAATATGAAGCATTGGCAGGAGGAAGCAAAATATTCAAAGCTTTTAATAGAATTAATAAGACATGACGGGGTATAA